AAACCCTTTTTCATGTACCATCCTTCCAATTGAAAAGAAATATGGTGTTGATGTCTTTTTCATCTCATATGGAGAAGACTGATCCAGCTTTTCAAGCTCGACCCCATTTGGGATCACGGCAATGGGTGCTTCGATTGTAAACAGGCTTTTGATTTCATCTTTCATATGCTCACTGCATACGATAAGATGGTCCGATGCTTTCACAAGAAGCTGTTCTTCACGGTGAATCTTGTGTTGGAGTTCTGTATAGATCCCCTGGTTCCGTCCATGTTCCGTTGCATGGATCGTAGTAATCAAAGGAAGTGAAAAATACTCCTTCAGTTTCATGGCAGATGTCGATACGATCCAATCATGGGCATGGAGATGGGAGATCCGCTCCTCCCTGATTAAATCACTTGCGTAGTGAATGAATGCCTGATTGAGATCAAATACCCATTTAAAGAAATCTTCTTCATATGGATGAAGCGGGTGGACCCGGTGAACCGTGACCCCTTCCATCACCTCGAGGGAAAGTGCATCATTCGCCTTGGTTGTCAAAACATGAACATGCTTGCCCTTTTTCACAAGATTATTGGCTAAATCATACACATGCCTTGATAATCCCCCCACAATATTCGGTGGATATTCCCATGAAAGGATGAGAACTGCCTCTCCGTTTGCTCTTTCCTCCACTTCTTCCGCATCTCCAGCGAACAGCGCGGCCAGGATCTCATCAGACGGGATGGCATTGATCCCTTTTCTGTGGAGAAGGAAATGTTCATCGCCCTTCCCGTCCATCAATTGTTGACGTAACCGGTCGTAATGCACGGTGGATATACCGTCGACTCCGTTCACCCCGTCCATGGAGGTCATCCATTCCCTCACCAGCTGATGAGTCAAATCAGTCTGATCAGACGATGAAATCAACTGGTCGAGTTCTTCTTCCATCTGATGGACTTTTCGTATATTCCTGATTGCTTCATCGGACAAAATCGTCGTCTGCTTCTCCATACCAAGATATCCAAAGCCCACTCGTGAAAGTGAAGAGGTCAAATCCTGCCATTCTTCCAGTGAACGGAAGGGGTTCTCTGCCATAGGCCTGGTTAACCCTGCATAATCTGCCCCGGCGCTTATCATGGTAATCGTCAGGACGGAGGAACCGTTGCTCTCTTGTGCCACTGGCAATAGCTTCAAGCCCCTTGGTGACCGTATGATGGGTGCATCGTGCTCTTTTTCACTATGTTCATAAGAAAATGTAGAAATGAAACTGTATTGAATTCCTTGCTGAGTGAGATATAAGTCGATTCCTGGGACATACGCCGCCTGAGGCAGCCAGAAGGTTTTCGGTGTCATTTGGAGATGATGTCTATATAGTAATATACTCAATCTAATCTGTGACTCTATGGCTCGTGGCGTACGGTAATGAGTCAGTGGAAATGCATTTACCGTGGTTGGGATGAGGACCGCTTTCCCGTCTGCTACGAGCTTTTTAAAGGCTTGTACGAGGTTCATTCCATTCGCGGTCCAATGAGAGTAGATTAACTGCCACTTGCTCTTCTCACAAGGATCTGCTTGAAGGAGGTTGGCTTGAAGATTCTTTTGGGCGCTTTCCTTGAATCCCTTATCCATGAACAAGCTAAAGAGCCTGGGATTCACGACGACAGGAATGGGATTCCCCTCATTTTGTTCAAGGAAGTCGATCAATTCCCCGCATTCAATCAGTAATGCAGAGAGCTGATCCTCACGCCCGGTTACTTGTGAAAATGCCAATTCGTTAAATTGTGGATGAATCATCATCGTTGAACCTGATTCCATCATGCTTTCCCCTCCCGATTCATGACATAGTACGAGTAGGTACTCACATGCTCCACCCACTTCGGTTCTTGAATGAATCCTTGCTCAAATTCAGTTAATTCTTTCATGCTATGCCATTCCTGATGATGAGACGTTCTTGGCGTGTGGATGACATTTGAACGGCTGATGGCGATGAAATCACCGGCAGGCAGACGCAGTCCCACCTCCATGCAGTAGCTCCTGTTTTCCTTGAGTCCATTTACGAACCACTCCGTCTCTGTATGGGGCACGTATGTATCTGTATAAGCGTGATGATTGTGTCCATTAAAGGCTATGGAAGTAATATCGTACAAACGCAGGACGTATGGCTGAGGGTCAGTATTCATATTGAAATGATTCTGTATATGGCGGACCCATCCAGCGGGAATATCCCAATAGCAGTAAATTCTTGAAGGCGTCGAGAACGTTACTGATACTCCTGAAACACGGCGGCTGCCATCCTTACGATCAGCCATCTTCCTCCCGAACGAAGCCCGCCCGATACGCTTTTTCGATACTTGCGGCTCCTTGACTTCTATCTCAGCGGTAACCAATCCACTTCCAAGTGCTTTATGGTATTTCACCCATTGATATTGAACTTTCCCTACAGTCGTACCCAGCTCCTTGGCAATCTTCCTGAACGACACTCCCTGTTCTTTTAACTTAATGATGTCTTCAATCAACACAATACCTCCCATAACGTAACCAAAGTTTATATGCATTTCATCTAAAAATTATGACAATTCATCTTAAATTAATCGTACCACCCCATCATGGAACCTACAATGAACACATTTTGTCGTATCTTGCCAACCCTCGTTTTAACAGCGTTTATCATGCATTTTTTTTCCGAACGATGAATGAAAAATCAAATTAAAGCGGTTACATATCCAACCCGACAATTTTCTTAAATTACGGAACTGTAACATTCGACAAAAAACTTGTTTTTGCTGCAGATTTATCCTCCAATCTTATAGAGATACATGTCTATCTGTGCTATAACTAAAGGAGAATAATACAGCAAGAGGTGATTGAGTGGAATTACTATTCATTGGATTAGTAAGTTTCTCTATCCTGTTACTCCTCATTTCTTTTTTCCAAAAAGACCGGTATCGTGAGATCGAGAAGGAAATCGAAGAGTTGTCAATGAATGTCCTGCAGGAAAACTATCAGTTAAAGAAAAGGCTCCGTGTTCTTGAAGAAGAGCTGATGATGGATGGGGATGCTCCTGTGAAGAAAAGAACGTCAGTCAGGAACCCGATACATGAGGTTGTAAAGAATCAAGTGCTGGCTCTTCACCAGCAAGGTATTTCAATCGATCAGATTGCGAAACAGTCTGCCCTTTCAAAGTCAGAGGTCCAGCAGCTCATTTCAAAAATGTGACCGGGTTACTCTTATTGATCCCATAAAGATGCAAAAAAAGCTGTCCGTGATGGACAGCTTTTCTTCTTACATTCTATTCATTCAGGTCGTAGCGACGGCCTTTTACAAGGTAGAATACACCTTCAGCTATGTTCGTTGAATGATCGGCAGCTCTTTCAAGGTAACGGCATATGAATGAAAGCTGGGTGATCTGAGCGGTGAATTCCGGTTTTTCTTTATTAAGCGTCAGAAGTTCTACGATCGTCTCTCCATATAGGTCATCCACTTTGTCATCCATATCGGCAATTCTCTTGGCTTTCGCTGCGTCCTCTTCTACAAATGATTCCAATGTAAGCTGGATCATTTCAGACGTGATCGCATGCATTTCTTTAATATGATGAATCGGTTTGATAAGCGGCTCATTCCCGATACGAATCGTTGATTTTGCAACATTCACTGCAAAATCTGCAATTCTCTCAAGATCTGATGCGATTTTTATCGCAACGATGATCCTTCTCAAATCGGTTGCGACCGGCTGCTGCTTGGCGATGGTCAGGATAGCCAAATCGTTGATTTCCTCTTCAAGTTCGTCGGCCTTTTGATCGCCCTCAATGATGGCAAGTGCCGTATCAACGTCTTTCTCCTCTAGTGCGATAATACTTCTCTTGAGTGCATCATTTGCGATATGACCGAGATCCATCAACTTTGTTTGCAGCTCTTTTAAATTTGCATCAAATTGTCCTCTGACTGACATTGTCTTACCCCTTCCCACATACTGTTCATATTCATGTACATATGAGGATAAATTAGCCGTCGCGGCTGCATTATCCTCCTTCTGATAGAAATTATCCGAAACGCCCAGAAATATAATCTTCTGTACGTTTATCTGATGGAGTGGAGAAAATCTTATCCGTTTTATCAAACTCTATGACTTCCCCGTTCAGGAAGAATGCTGTACGGTCAGAAATCCGGGCAGCCTGTTGCATGTTATGAGTGACGATGATGATGCTGTAGTCTTTTTTCAACTCTTGCACAAGTTCCTCAACCTTCAGAGTTGAAATTGGATCAAGTGCAGATGTCGGCTCATCCATTAAGATTACGTCAGGCTCGATCGCGAGACATCTAGCGATACAGATACGCTGTTGCTGACCACCGGACAGTCCATATGCATTCTGGTTCAGGCGATCTTTCACCTCATCCCAGATGGCTGCACCCCTCAAGCTCTTTTCCACAATCTCATCAAGGATTTTCTTGTTTTTGATTCCGTGGATACGAGGGCCGTAGGCGATATTATCGTAGATTGATTTCGGGAATGGATTTGGCTTTTGGAAGACCATCCCGACCTTGGTGCGAAGTTCTTCTACACGATATTTACTATCGAAGATATTACGGTCCCGATAGATGATATCCCCTGAAGTCTTGACGCTTGGAATCAATTCAATCATACGGTTCAACGTCTTGATATACGTTGATTTACCGCAGCCTGAAGGGCCGATGATGGCTGTCACTTCATTTTCCATAATATCAAGATCGATATTCTTCAATGCGTGGTTTGTCCCGTACCATAAATTCAATTGTTTCGTTTGATAAACCGCTTCTTTCGTCCCCATATTTTCAACCGTGTTATCTTTTTTTGTGATTGTCGTCTGCATAATTGAAAGCCTCCTTCATCCATTTAAAACCCGTGAATCCTAGTATCTATTTTGAAACTTATTCCGAATGAACACTGCAACTGAATTCATGAATAACAGCAATACCATCAATACAATGATCCCCGAAGCTGCTACATGATGGAATTCTTCCTGCGGTCTCTTCGTCCAGTCATAAATCTGCATTGGTAGAGCCGTGAAGGTGTCCATGAGAGAGCCTGGTGTAAAGAGTAATATGGTTGGAACCCCGATGACAACGAGTGGAGCCGTTTCTCCAATCGCACGTGAGAATGCCAGGATGCTTCCTGTCAATATCCCAGGGATCGCTGCCGGTAATACAACCCGCAATATCGTCTGCCATTTAGTCGCACCCATCCCATATGACGCGTCACGCAATTCCTTCGGTACAGAACGGATTGCTTCCTGTGCCGCAACAATGATGACCGGCAAGATCAAAAGACTCATTGTCAAACCTGCAGCAAGCACGCTGTGCCCCAGGGCAAATGCACGTGCAAAAATGGTTAATCCGAGGAGACCGAATACAACGGAAGGTACTCCTGCCAAATTTGAAATATTGATTTTGATGAATTTATTGATCCGGTTTTGCTTCGCGTATTCTTCAAGATACACCGCTGTCCCCACAGCGAGGATCAATGAAACGGGTACAATGACTGCCATCAACCATAGAGATCCGATTAATGCAGCATAGATCCCTGCTTTCTCTGGAAATCTGGACCCCATATTTTGAAGGAATTCCAGATCTAAATAACCAGTTCCTTGAGTGAGTAGCCGATATAGAAGTACCGCCAATACGATGAGGCCAAAAGACGTGGCGGCCAGGAATACCCATTTAAATATTCCATTGATTGATAGTCTGGACGTCATCTTTTTCTTGACGTTTTCCTGATTGATATGCTTCATATTAATACTCCTCTCTGAACCGCTTAGAGATGTATTGGGCAAGCAGGTTCATCACCAATGTAAAAACAAACAGGGTGAAACCTACTGCGTAGATACTATAATAGATAGTCGTACCATACCCTGCGTCCCCGGTACTTACTTGTACAATGTAGGCTGTCATCGTCTGGATGGAGCCTGTCACATCCCAGGTAAGATTTGGTGTAGCACCTGCGGCAACGGTTACGATCATCGTTTCACCGATGGCGCGTGATATCGCCAGCACCACAGAAGCGACGATTCCTGAGACAGCCGCCGGCAGTACGATTTTCATGGCAACTTCAAACTTCGTTGCCCCGATCGCCAGTGCCCCTTCACGGATAGAGTTCGGAACGGACGCCATTGCATCTTCTGATAATGAAGCAATCATCGGAATGATCATCACTCCTACGACGATTCCTGGACTTAATGCATTGAAAATTTTCAATTCGGGTATCATGCTCTGCAACACTGGTGTGACAAATGTAAGAGCAAAGAATCCGTACACAATCGTCGGAATCCCCGCAAGAATCTCCAATATCGGTTTAATGATTCTTCGAGAACGATCTGATGCGTACTCACTCAAATAAATGGCGGATGCAAGACCAATCGGCACTGCAACCAAAACAGCGATCCCGGTAATCTTCAGCGTCCCTGAAATAAGGGGAAGAATACCATAGCTCGGATTATTGCTTGAGAACGGGTACCACTCACTCCCTGTGATGAAATCAAAGAAAGGAACCCTGGAAAAGAATTCGATTGTTTCAAAAATTAATGTTAATACGATGCCGATTGTTGTTAAAACTGAAACCCCAGCTATTGTGAACAGTATCCAAGGAATAGCTTTTTCAGTTTTGTGATTCAGGCTCTTATTACTCTTTTGTTCAATCATCTCAGAAACTGAGTATGATTTCGTTGTACTTGAACCCATATAGTGCAAACCCCTTTCATCCACATAACAAGATGAGAAGCAAGTAATCGCTTCTCATCTGTTATGAATAACTTTTGCTGAGCTACTTACTTAAGTTCTTCTAATTTAGATAAATCTTCTTCATAAATGCTGTCTTCGAGTTTCACATATCCGACAGCTTCTGCCATTTCACCTGCGTTTTCAAGCGTATATTTCATGTAATCGTAAGCTGCTTCATTCTCTTTCATTGACTCGTTTTTCGCATATACGAATAGTGGACGGGATAGTGGAGAATACTCTCCGCTTTCGATTGTTTCGTTATTCGGCTCAACTCCGCCAACTTTAACAGCTTTCAGCTTATCTTTGTTTTCAAGGTAGTAAGCATATCCGAAGAATCCGATCGCGTTTTTGTCTCCTGTGACACCTTGTACAAGAACGTTATCATCTTCAGAAAGCTGGATGTTCTTCTTCACCATATCTTGTTCTTCTAAGATGACTTCATCAAAGTAATCAAATGTACCGGAATCTGTACCAGGAGCGTAGAATTTCACTTCTTCGTCCGGCCATTCAGGGTTGATGTCTGACCATTTCTTTGTTGTTCCGTCTTCGATGAATAGTTTCTTAAGGTCTTCAACTGTCATATCTTGTGCCCAGTCGTTTTCAGTATTTATAACAACAGTTAAACCGTCATTTGCAATTTTAAATTCAGTGAAATCAATACCAGCTTCTTCTAGCTTTTGCTTTTCTTCGTCTTTTATCGGACGGGATGCATTTGAAAGATCCGTTTCACCTGCGATGAACTTTTCGAATCCTCCGCCAGTTCCGGATACACCGATTGAGACTTTAACATCCGGCTGCATTGCAGTGTATTCTTCATTTACAGCTTCAGCGATAGGAGCTACTGTTGAAGAACCATCAACTTTTACACTGCCAGATAGTTGTTCCGAATCTGAACCTTCTCCAGCTCCATTTGATCCACATGCTCCCAGTAGAAGAGCTGAACCAACCATTGCTGACATTGCTAGATACTTAAAGCTTTTCATTCCTAAATTCCCCCTAAGAAACTTGGTTGTTTTGTCCTACGAGTAATAGATTAATAGATGAGTGTTAATTGGGTTTTAATCGTTTGTAAAGGTTTTGTAAATTCGACATTTTTCATCATATCCGCTTGATTCCTTCAACGATAATAACCCTCAAAACCCTTATGAAACCTAGTATTTGATAGGGAAGGAAAAATTATGTGCAGACTTTTTAAAAAAGGAAAATTCGTGCTTGATTTTATCCAGATCAGTCGATTATTGTGAAAAGTCATCGTTATTCATTAGGAGGAAAGACATATTTCATGGTGGAGGCAGAAGGATCTCAGACCATGCCGAATCCTCACAAGCTTTATAATGTTTTCGCCGCAGATTTACGTGCAGGGCCTCTCCTCGGGCGGCGGTGAACCTTCTCGTCGCCGGTCCCTCTTACACGGTCTCCCCTACCCTTTTTTTGCCGTCTTGCATTCCCATCAACAGGTAGAGCCGGCTACATGTATAAAAAAATCCGGACGCTTTCGATTTCAGTTAAGAATTTCGAAAGATCGTCCGGATTTTCCTCATTATTTTCAGTTTGTCTTACAGCTTCAGAAGTACATCAGTTACTCTCTTCTCTTTCAACCTGCATCTGTTCTTCCGCTTCTTTTGCATTTTCTACTTTTTTATCGATTGAAGTCGGATCTTTCACTTCTTCTGCCCGTTTCTTTTTTAATTCAAAGTACTTATCCATCACACGCTTGGAGATATACTTATTGACATAGGGGTCTGATACGCCGCTTGCCTGAATATGAGAAGCAGGCACCAGTGTAGCGTATGCGACTTCAGGATGCTCATATGGTGCATATCCGATCAGCGTGGTGTTATAGCTTAATTCACCATCAACATACGTCTCAGCCGTACCAGATTTACCTGCAGCATTATACGGGGCATCCTTAAATTGTGAATAAGCAGTACCTTGAGGGCTGTGATAAACCCTGTAGAACCCTTTCTGAACATGCTTGATCTGTTCCTTCGTGGCATCGATCCGGTTTAAGACATTCGTTTCTTTCTCAAACAGGATCGGTCCAAGGCTCTCCTTGTCATTCGTAGGTTCCCGAATTTCCTTCATGATGTGGGGCTGCACCCGATACCCGTCATTTGCAATTGTTGACACATATTGAGCAAGCTGCATCGTCGTATAGGTATCAAACTGTCCAATGGCCAAATCCAGGAGGAAACCGGGATCCGTCTTCGTTCCTGTCAAACCGGCCGATTCGCCGGGCAGATCGATCCCAGTCGGCACACCAAGGCCAAACTGGGCATAGTGATTCCGGAAGATTTCAAAAGCCTGCGGGTTATTCACAATCGGTTCATTTGGAATATACCGGCCGCCGGCAATTTTCAAGGCTACCTTCCACATGTATGAGTTAGATGATTTTTCTAATGCAAATAAGTCGTTCATTGGGATCCGCTGATATTTATTGAACCAGGACGTCTTCGGATTGGTTCCTTTGATTTTTAACGGTTCATCGATCAAAACTTCCCCCGGCGTTAACTTCCCGGTCATATATCCGGTCAATACAGTTGCTCCCTTTACGACAGAACCAACTTCATATGAAGAGGTGAAAGTGCCAAGTGCAGCATCCCTCATTTCATATTTGCCTGTTGTAGGGTTCTTCGTATACTGCTTTCCTGCCATCGCCAGGATCTCCCCAGTATTAGGATCCATCATCACCACATAGGCACGGTCCAGGTCAGGTGATTCATGGCGGTTGACAATCTGTTTACTCAGCTCTTCTTCAATGATTTTCTCTACTTCACGCTGCAGCTCCATATCGATGGTAAGGACGATATCCTTCCCTCTCTGCCCCTCTTGGACAAGTACCGACTCCAGCACGCTTCCGCCTTTGGTCACATTTTTGATTTGTTCTTTCTGACCTTGTAAAATATCTTCATATTGCAATTCAACATAGCTCTTCCCAACACGGTCATTCCGGTTGTAGTCCTGGGCCAGATAAGATTCGACCAGGTTTTTAGGCAAGCCTTCCCTTGCTGAAGAGACATTACCCAGTATGGTTCGAAGCGTATCATCAAAAACGTATGCACGCTTCCAATCAGTCGTTGTATTCACACCGGGCAGTTCATTTAAGTGCTCACTGACCACGGCGAATTCTTCAGGTGTGACCCCTTCATTTTTCACGATTTGAGGGTTCAATGCATAACCGCTTGAGAATTCACGATAAATCGCAATGATTTCAAGGTCTTTTTCTGTCAGGGAAGCCAACTCTTCTTCGGTGATGCGGTCCAGTCTCATTTGATAAACCTTTTTGTTCACATCGTCCTCAGACAAATCCTCATTATTCTGGAGCTTTTTGATTTCTTTATCAGAAACCTTCGCTTCAGCTTTTTCTTTATTATTGATGAGCCAATAATCTTTCTTATCACGCTCTGTCACTTCTTTTGTATCTTTCTCGATATACTCAGAAAGCTTGGAAGCGACCTCCATCATTTCTTCGATTTTCGTATTGTTGGCACGGGTGTAGGTGATTGCGTTCAATGGGACATTATCGACTATCACATTTCCGTAACGGTCGAACATCTTCCCTCGGGGTACGCCCGTGTTCACGACTACATCCTCTGTTCTCTCAACTTCTTTCTTATAACTTTCCCCGTTTACGATTTGAACAAGTCCAAGTCTTAAAACAAGGAGGGAAAATAACAGGAACACAGCAAAAAACAGGATATTCATCCGTACAGGAACATGCGTCCTTTTTTTCTTTCTATTTTTCTTCAACCTTTCCAACCCTTCCTCATATATGAAAATTCATTATGTATGTATAGACATGTACATCACTATCTATTTTATAGAATTTCATGAGGATTATCTAGCCATAAGCAAAGAGAGGAAATCTTTCCCTCTCTTTGTACGGAAATTATGACGGCAGGGCCACTTTTCTGATGAAAAGATAAATCAACGTATGCCCCGCACCTAAGATTAATAGCAATATCGGGATGCTTTCCTCCTGATTAAATAATGTGACAGCAATAATGAAAGCGACCACCGAGACGATCCTTCCCAAATTCAAGAAAATCTCCCTTACGACAATATACTCAATCCGCATTTCCGCCGCATTCCAACCTGTCCCGATCACATCATACGTCATGGAAATGTAAGGTACCAATAAGATTGGGTAAGCAACTGCGATGACTCCTGCATATAAGAGCAGCTTTCCATATGTGATATCTGATATGAGGAGGAAAATCGCAAGGTATAGCAGGATCCCCCCTAATAAGATCGCCCGTTTCCTTAGATTCTTCTTAATGACCCTCGAAGCGACATAATAGGCTACAAACGCGATTCCCGAATTGATCAATCCAAAGGTGCCGATCGCAAATTCACTGCCGGTGCTGATGAACACAAATACAGAGATGATGAATAGAAATGTCCCTTCCCTCAGTCCCTGGAAGAAGTGGGCGTTGGTGATCAGCCGCCAGTTCCCATTGTACTTCCTCTCTTCGAGAATCCTCAGAAACAGATATCGCCCCGAAGCCGGTCTCCTCTTCAAGAAGAAACTCATCACCACCGCGACCGTGAATAGGAAGAGAGATAATCCGAACACAATTGTATAGCCCTGAAAGGACGCAAACCGTGAAATGATGAAGCCTGCAAGAATGGGACCGATCATGCCCCCTGCAGATGTCAGGGCACCGAGGAATCCATTGAAAAAATCCCTTGTCTCAGGCTCCGTGATTTCGAAGGTCAACACATTAAATGCCAGCCAGTAAAATCCGTATCCTATGCCAAGCAGTGCCCCCAATACGACAAGAAAATGTTCTGCCGACTCCCCGAAAGCCAGGACGGATATGTAAAAGAGGGCCAAAAAAATAACACCGAAGCGCAAAACAATCACCCGGTCCACTTTCTTAGCCCACCTCCCAGCCAAAATAAATGTAAGGGGCTGAAAGATGACGACCGTTAAGTTATAGATGCCCAAATCGATAAATTCACCTGACTGCTTCCACAGGTAGATATTCACAAATGTGTTAGAGAGCGCAATGCTCAATGAGTACAACCCACCGATCAACAGGAGCAAGGTCAGATCTTTCGTTAACTCAATATCACCTAATACTTTCCTATATCTACTCATGTGCAAAACTCCCCTTTAACGTACCCCTATCTTTTGAAAAAGGGAAGGAAGTTATACAAAAAAAAGAGAGGTTCTAAAAAGAACCTCCCTTTACTTGCATGACGATTATTTAGCCGCAGAGTAGCGTTTTGCCACTTCATCCCAATTGACAACATTCCAGAAAGAATTGATGTAGTCAGGACGACGGTTTTGATAATTTAAGTAGTATGCATGCTCCCAAACATCCAGACCAAGGATTGGCGTCTTGCCTTCCATTAGTGGGCTGTCTTGATTTGGTGTGCTTGTTACTTCCAATTCACCATTGTTTACAACCAGCCAAGCCCAGCCAGAGCCAAAGCGTGTAGCTGCTGCATTAGCGAATTCTTCTTTGAATGAATCAAAGCTTCCGAACTTGGAAGAAATGGCATCTGCCAGTTCTCCAGATGGAGCGCCTCCACCGTTCGGTGATAATACCGTCCAGAATAGAGAGTGGTTAGCATGTCCGCCACCATTGTTGCGCACTGCAGTACGAGCACCTTCAGGAACAGCATCTAAGTTAGAAACAAGATCTTCAATGGATTTGCTTAATAAATCATCGTGTCCTTGAAGTGCATCATTTACTTTCGTCACATATGCGTTATGGTGTTTAGTGTGGTGGATATTCATCGTTTCCTTGTCGATATGAGGTTCCAATGCATCATATGCGTAAGGTAATTGCGGTAATTCGTAAGCCATTATAAATTCCTCCCTATGTATAGTTTCCTGAATCACTTCAGGCCGTTTCAGTATAAGATTACCAAAACAATTATATCTCTTCAAATAATTTGCCTTCAATCGTACACTTTTTTGTTACATCATTAAAATACCCTAATTATGCCCGGCTAGTCATGACAAGTAAGAATATTTCAGGATACAGATTTTATGGAGTCAGCTTCCTGTAAATCCAGGGAACTGCACTCCAATCTTTTTAAATCACCATAAAGAAATAAATGGCCATTACGACCTGTATGATTCCTTTTGTCAGGACACTTGAAATGAAGCCTACAACAGAACCTACCCCTACTTTAACCGCATTCTTGATAGGGCTTCGGTGCACGATCCATTCTCCGATGACCGCGCCAAGAAAGGGACCGATCAGAATCCCTGCCACCGGGATGACAAATGGGCCGATAAGCAGTCCGATGGTGCTTCCCCATATCCCGGCTTTCGTACCGCCGAATTTCTTTACACCGATGAGATTCGCCAGATAATCGGCTCCAAATAACAGGGCGACAAAAAGGAGCTGTACAGTCCAGAATAACCAACCAAACGGTTCGAAGCTGAAAAAGGCCCCATAAAGAATAAAGCTTCCCACCAATAAAATGACGCTCGGCAAGATCGGATAAATCAGCCCGACGAACGATAACACCATAAGTGCGATGATGATTCCCCAATATAAAATGTCCATTCCGTTACACCTCCAACTTGATAGAAAAAGGACCCCTTAAGATTCATCTCCAAGGGGTCCAGGGAATGCATTCTTACTCTACTCCCAATACTGCTTCTGCAATATTGACAGCATGATCACCAATACGCTCTAAGTTACTGATGATATCGACAAATACGATTCCTGCTTGTCCAGAACAGCGACCTTCGTTCAGGCGCAGGATATGTTGTTTGCGGAGCTTGCGTTCCATTTTATCAATTTGATCTTCTTTTTCAGCCACTTCTCTGGCAATGTCTGTATCGTTCAGATCCAAAGATTTCATAGCTTTTTCAACTGTTTCAATCGTCAAATTGAACATAGTTTCTAAATCTGACATGGCATCATCAGTGATTTTCACTTTATTTGCCTGCTGATATTCAATCAGTTCAACGATGTTTTCAAAGTGATCGCCCACACGTTCGATGTCACGAACCGTATCCATCAGGATGGAGTGGCGTTCAGATTCAGATTCTGAAAGGGATGCAGATGATAAATCAACAAGATAGTTTGTGATCTTCTTATCTAAGTTGTTGATGGCTCCTTCGATTTGATAAGCAGCCTCTGCATTTTTCGAGCTTTTTGTTTTTAAGAATTCATTTGTTTCCTCTAGTCCTTTAACAGCGAAT
The nucleotide sequence above comes from Bacillus sp. KH172YL63. Encoded proteins:
- a CDS encoding glycosyltransferase → MMESGSTMMIHPQFNELAFSQVTGREDQLSALLIECGELIDFLEQNEGNPIPVVVNPRLFSLFMDKGFKESAQKNLQANLLQADPCEKSKWQLIYSHWTANGMNLVQAFKKLVADGKAVLIPTTVNAFPLTHYRTPRAIESQIRLSILLYRHHLQMTPKTFWLPQAAYVPGIDLYLTQQGIQYSFISTFSYEHSEKEHDAPIIRSPRGLKLLPVAQESNGSSVLTITMISAGADYAGLTRPMAENPFRSLEEWQDLTSSLSRVGFGYLGMEKQTTILSDEAIRNIRKVHQMEEELDQLISSSDQTDLTHQLVREWMTSMDGVNGVDGISTVHYDRLRQQLMDGKGDEHFLLHRKGINAIPSDEILAALFAGDAEEVEERANGEAVLILSWEYPPNIVGGLSRHVYDLANNLVKKGKHVHVLTTKANDALSLEVMEGVTVHRVHPLHPYEEDFFKWVFDLNQAFIHYASDLIREERISHLHAHDWIVSTSAMKLKEYFSLPLITTIHATEHGRNQGIYTELQHKIHREEQLLVKASDHLIVCSEHMKDEIKSLFTIEAPIAVIPNGVELEKLDQSSPYEMKKTSTPYFFSIGRMVHEKGFDTIIRVAARLKDEGVDTSFVIAGKGPMLEHYRQMVAERNLMDMVSFVGYISDRERNDYLKNCLAVIFPSLYEPFGIVALEAMAFRKGVVASNTGGLKSIVKHDSTGLLFEPNQDHSLYAQVVSLIEDPTKSEKLGEHGFKLAQSMFSWDRIADQTIHVYEDVILQFKVEGLKR
- a CDS encoding DUF4912 domain-containing protein encodes the protein MIEDIIKLKEQGVSFRKIAKELGTTVGKVQYQWVKYHKALGSGLVTAEIEVKEPQVSKKRIGRASFGRKMADRKDGSRRVSGVSVTFSTPSRIYCYWDIPAGWVRHIQNHFNMNTDPQPYVLRLYDITSIAFNGHNHHAYTDTYVPHTETEWFVNGLKENRSYCMEVGLRLPAGDFIAISRSNVIHTPRTSHHQEWHSMKELTEFEQGFIQEPKWVEHVSTYSYYVMNREGKA
- a CDS encoding helix-turn-helix domain-containing protein, producing MELLFIGLVSFSILLLLISFFQKDRYREIEKEIEELSMNVLQENYQLKKRLRVLEEELMMDGDAPVKKRTSVRNPIHEVVKNQVLALHQQGISIDQIAKQSALSKSEVQQLISKM
- the phoU gene encoding phosphate signaling complex protein PhoU, encoding MSVRGQFDANLKELQTKLMDLGHIANDALKRSIIALEEKDVDTALAIIEGDQKADELEEEINDLAILTIAKQQPVATDLRRIIVAIKIASDLERIADFAVNVAKSTIRIGNEPLIKPIHHIKEMHAITSEMIQLTLESFVEEDAAKAKRIADMDDKVDDLYGETIVELLTLNKEKPEFTAQITQLSFICRYLERAADHSTNIAEGVFYLVKGRRYDLNE
- the pstA gene encoding phosphate ABC transporter permease PstA; translated protein: MKHINQENVKKKMTSRLSINGIFKWVFLAATSFGLIVLAVLLYRLLTQGTGYLDLEFLQNMGSRFPEKAGIYAALIGSLWLMAVIVPVSLILAVGTAVYLEEYAKQNRINKFIKINISNLAGVPSVVFGLLGLTIFARAFALGHSVLAAGLTMSLLILPVIIVAAQEAIRSVPKELRDASYGMGATKWQTILRVVLPAAIPGILTGSILAFSRAIGETAPLVVIGVPTILLFTPGSLMDTFTALPMQIYDWTKRPQEEFHHVAASGIIVLMVLLLFMNSVAVFIRNKFQNRY
- the pstB gene encoding phosphate ABC transporter ATP-binding protein PstB, giving the protein MQTTITKKDNTVENMGTKEAVYQTKQLNLWYGTNHALKNIDLDIMENEVTAIIGPSGCGKSTYIKTLNRMIELIPSVKTSGDIIYRDRNIFDSKYRVEELRTKVGMVFQKPNPFPKSIYDNIAYGPRIHGIKNKKILDEIVEKSLRGAAIWDEVKDRLNQNAYGLSGGQQQRICIARCLAIEPDVILMDEPTSALDPISTLKVEELVQELKKDYSIIIVTHNMQQAARISDRTAFFLNGEVIEFDKTDKIFSTPSDKRTEDYISGRFG